A region from the Aegilops tauschii subsp. strangulata cultivar AL8/78 chromosome 5, Aet v6.0, whole genome shotgun sequence genome encodes:
- the LOC109773601 gene encoding protein farnesyltransferase/geranylgeranyltransferase type-1 subunit alpha-like: protein MDAKNYHAWSHRQWVLQSLGGWESELQYCNQLLEEDVFNNSAWNQRYLLVTRSPILGGLAAMRDSEVDYTVEAIMVNPQNESPWRYLRGLYKDDNNLLVADNRISDACLKVLNKDWTCVFALSFLLDLLRMGLQPSDELKGTIKAMENSDPETGHADIAVIVCSILQKCDPLRINYWSWYQTTLSS from the exons ATGGATGCTAAAAACTACCATGCTTGGTCCCATAGGCAG TGGGTTCTTCAATCATTGGGTGGATGGGAGAGTGAACTGCAGTACTGCAACCAGCTTCTTGAGGAAGATGTCTTCAATAACTCAGCTTGGAATCAG AGATACCTTCTGGTAACACGGTCACCAATTCTTGGGGGCCTTGCGGCAATGCGCGACTCAGAAGTAGATTACACAGTTGAGGCCATTATGGTGAACCCTCAGAATGAAAGCCCCTGGAGATACCTCAGAGGTTTATATAAGGATGATAACAATTTGCTGGTGGCTGATAATCGCATTTCTGATGCTTGCCTCAAGGTCCTGAATAAGGATTGGACATGCGTATTTGCTTTGAGCTTCTTGCTTGATCTTCTTCGTATGGGTTTGCAGCCTTCGGATGAACTTAAAGGAACCATCAAAGCAATGGAGAACTCTGATCCTGAAACGGGACATGCTGATATTGCAGTAATTGTCTGCTCAATCCTGCAGAAATGTGACCCCCTGCGGATAAACTACTGGTCATGGTACCAGACCACTCTTTCTTCTTAG
- the LOC120964861 gene encoding uncharacterized protein produces MDLWISAAGALRGLLRGWGANHGSEAKRAREALIDEIKSLDAQAACRPFLEAEWANRYALENQVLSILREEEEYWCCGRGGVKLVTKGDANTGYFHAYANRRKRKCTILRLQADQGVLVSQADISAHIYEFFHNLLGTAEEKHLRLRADFWGDEARVSQAENDLLDLSFSTEEIDMVAGSMKIDTTPGPVGWPVAFFRCFFPALKALFHDIINGFALGTVDISNDPQV; encoded by the coding sequence ATGGACCTATGGATCTCCGCGGCCGGGGCTTTACGCGGCTTGCTTCGTGGTTGGGGGGCAAACCACGGTAGTGAGGCGAAGCGAGCAAGGGAAGCTCTTATCGACGAAATCAAATCCCTCGATGCTCAAGCAGCCTGCAGACCCTTTTTGGAGGCTGAGTGGGCTAATCGCTACGCTCTAGAAAACCAGGTGCTCTCCATCCTTAGGGAAGAGGAGGAGTACTGGTGCTGCGGTAGGGGCGGCGTCAAGTTGGTTACCAAGGGAGACGCTAACACCGGATATTTTCACGCTTACGCCAACAGGCGTAAACGAAAATGCACGATCCTAAGGCTTCAAGCCGATCAAGGGGTGCTAGTTAGCCAAGCGGATATCTCGGCCCACATTTACGAGTTTTTCCACAATCTGTTGGGAACAGCTGAGGAGAAACACCTGCGCCTCCGAGCCGATTTTTGGGGGGATGAAGCTCGCGTTTCTCAGGCCGAAAACGACCTTCTGGACCTGTCCTTTTCCACGGAGGAAATTGATATGGTTGCCGGCTCGATGAAGATCGATACTACCCCCGGCCCTGTTGGCTGGCCGGTGGCTTTCTTTCGTTGTTTCTTCCCTGCATTAAAAGCTCTATTTCACGATATTATCAACGGCTTTGCGTTAGGAACTGTAGACATCtctaatgacccacaagtatag
- the LOC120964862 gene encoding protein FAR1-RELATED SEQUENCE 5-like, with the protein MADVSHESMMEYYHIANKMFNSEDEGYTFYNKYGLEKGFSVRRSYVEWDGSNCHIILRKFVCSREGVREEKHMKRKMEDRKRRPRSITRVGCKAKLVIARQEETSQWFVKDFIDEHNHPLAPRDLSCLLRSHRRISDEQKADIADMAKSGIRKHLIMDIMCMQYGGYDEVGCIMRDIYNFCHANKQETISSGDAQTVINHMVARQEQDSDFFFRYLVDEAGHLKGLFWCDSQSRLDYEAFRDVIVFDSTYRTNKYNLPFVPFVGLNHHRSTVFFACGISSHETSQAYDWMLQTFSNAMGQKHPISVITDGDLAMQRAIRVV; encoded by the coding sequence ATGGCGGACGTAAGTCACGAGTCAATGATGGAGTACTATCATATTGCCAACAAGATGTTTAATAGTGAGGATGAAGGTTATACATTCTATAACAAATATGGTCTTGAGAAAGGTTTTAGTGTCCGGAGAAGCTATGTCGAGTGGGATGGATCCAACTGCCATATAATTTTAAGGAAATTTGTGTGTAGTCGTGAAGGGGTTCGTGAAGAGAAGCACATGAAGAGGAAGATGGAAGAtagaaagaggaggccacgaagTATAACTCGTGTAGGGTGTAAAGCTAAATTGGTGATTGCAAGACAGGAGGAAACAAGTCAGTGGTTTGTCAAGGATTTCATCGATGAACACAACCATCCTCTAGCCCCACGGGATCTGTCGTGTCTTTTGCGTTCACACAGAAGAATTAGCGATGAGCAGAAAGCGGACATTGCAGACATGGCAAAATCTGGGATCAGAAAACACCTTATTATGGATATTATGTGCATGCAATATGGTGGATATGATGAGGTTGGATGCATTATGAGGGACATTTACAATTTCTGCCATGCTAACAAGCAGGAAACAATTTCTTCCGGGGATGCTCAAACGGTGATCAATCACATGGTGGCGAGGCAAGAGCAAGATTCAGATTTTTTCTTCAGGTACTTGGTTGATGAAGCTGGCCATCTGAAGGGACTGTTCTGGTGTGATAGTCAATCCCGACTTGACTATGAGGCTTTCAGAGACGTTATTGTTTTTGATAGCACATACAGAACCAATAAGTACAATTTGCCATTTGTGCCGTTTGTTGGGTTGAATCACCACCGCAGCACCGTTTTTTTTGCATGTGGTATCAGTTCACATGAAACAAGCCAGGCATACGATTGGATGTTACAGACCTTTTCTAATGCTATGGGACAAAAGCATCCTATATCTGTGATCACGGATGGGGACCTTGCAATGCAGAGAGCAATCAGGGTGGTGTAG